In the genome of Drosophila pseudoobscura strain MV-25-SWS-2005 chromosome 3, UCI_Dpse_MV25, whole genome shotgun sequence, one region contains:
- the cos gene encoding kinesin-like protein costa produces MEIPIQVAVRICPYTEPSENRKPVAGAEADASAFGNAEAIAESFSDSEDNKNDASNRQRPEESTDANGNSEGGRQLKKETLPTDSNGNENGTIVPLGSGCCVQAIPISASALGLPSALPGGRAQDSIAAGLIQVGAHTVPVTHALGSGTTQSQLYYQTVFPLISLFLEGFDASVVTYGQRGQGKTYTLYGPGFECVYGEADQGVVQRCVRDIFAHIAGHSERTYAVNVGFVEICEGEVCDLLDMGNVHCQSVEEVFRWLQIGLATRQPKSAHSLFTLTLEQQWVSKEGLIQHRLSTASFSDLCATERWGEPPPGNPRDAGLQMLELVVNTLTDPSIMYGVNGNIPYGQTTLTTLLKDSFGGRAQTLVILCVSPQEQHVAETLGNLQFAFKVQCVRNYVIMNTYSDDNTPISPETMPNGSSNPGAGPLAQVAAGDNFGLQFAASQWFKLVSNAEGLFAKLMASNLISELEKEQIEEWLFLKQECEECLSSTEAMRSQKQLVPIQEAEEPEESVSEPPNSDNDTDNESQRPDLADKLESLMEEFRAKTDALIQSKHAEFLTKHPKAVMQSQERDKESKLDAPPEKDKEKIEERKTSIAGRRRSIQPGASLSTAELALLNRVALQQPTAQPPPPVLDPESSIDPLESSAGEGLRQAAIAAAAANAPIEQLQKKLRKLHAEIEGRQRQLKEIEQTMQVKQNIISELVKNSDTRSHAKQRFQKKKAKLEAECDKAKKHLAKALIQGREKGETERWSAIIAHIEHRLEDLSSMKHIAGESGQKLKKLQQSMAESRKQQEELEKKIRKESKLRDQLETELAKLKESRDGASGGKELVKLDSPEQQGRQLKAVQARITHLNHILREKSDNLEECAGGEGPAPAQQESLRHEIRNLRGTRDLLLDERCHLDRKLKRDKMLTQREERKLLECDEAIEAIDAAIEFKNELICGHKSIDTSDRLQREKGEQMLMARLNKLSPEEMRTLLYKYFNKVIDLRDSSRKLELQLVQLERERDAWEWKERVLSNAVRQARLEGERNAVLLQRQHEMKLTLMLRHLAEETSASSASYGERALAPGHQTSSGDFDYELDFYKAAATTTTTTNHKALVKPPKSTPSGAALEKYKDKEQRGAGRNIFAKFQVLTRYASSAASAAAAGSCSSTVDESTALIESTTTATATTTTTTTTTTTGGKSKERGLPNIRQDQLKRLMPAPTVTKVTRQKNKIIIQDASRRN; encoded by the exons ATGGAGATACCTATTCAGGTGGCCGTGCGCATCTGTCCTTACACCGAGCCTAGCGAAAACCGCAAGCCTGTCGCGGGGGCAGAGGCTGACGCGTCTGCATTTGGTAATGCGGAGGCGATAGCGGAGTCGTTTTCCGATTCGGAGGATAACAAAAATGACGCCTCCAACAGACAAAGGCCGGAGGAGTCGACAGATGCCAACGGGAACAGCGAGGGGGGCAGACAGCTGAAGAAGGAGACGCTGCCGACAGACAGCAATGGCAATGAGAATGGAACCATTGTGCCCTTGGGATCGGGATGCTGTGTGCAAGCCATCCCGATATCAGCATCCGCTCTGGGGCTTCCCAGCGCGCTGCCTGGCGGTAGGGCCCAAGACAGCATCGCGGCAGGCCTCATACAAGTGGGCGCACACACAGTGCCCGTCACACACGCTCTGGGCAGCGGTACCACCCAGAGTCAGCTATACTATCAGACGGTGTTTCCGCTGATCAGTCTGTTTCTGGAGGGATTCGATGCCTCGGTGGTGACTTACGGACAGCGGGGCCAGGGCAAGACCTACACGCTGTACGGGCCTGGCTTTGAGTGCGTTTATGGGGAAGCGGACCAGGGCGTGGTGCAGCGCTGTGTCCGCGACATCTTCGCCCACATCGCCGGACACTCAG AGCGCACCTACGCCGTCAATGTTGGCTTCGTCGAGATCTGTGAGGGCGAGGTCTGTGACCTGCTGGACATGGGGAACGTCCATTGCCAGAGTGTGGAGGAAGTGTTCCGCTGGCTGCAGATTGGCCTGGCCACCAGGCAGCCGAAGTCGGCCCACAGCCTATTCACGCTCACGCTTGAGCAGCAGTGGGTGTCCAAGGAGGGACTCATCCAGCACCGCTTGTCCACCGCCAGCTTCTCGGATCTGTGCGCCACCGAGCGCTGGGGCGAGCCGCCGCCCGGCAATCCGCGTGATGCCGGTCTCCAGATGTTGGAGCTGGTGGTCAACACACTCACCGATCCCAGCATCATGTACGGAGTGAACGGCAACATTCCATATGGCCAGACCACCCTCACGACCCTGCTCAAGGACTCGTTCGGGGGCCGGGCCCAGACCCTGGTGATTTTGTGCGTCTCGCCGCAGGAACAGCACGTGGCGGAGACCCTGGGCAACCTGCAGTTCGCCTTCAAGGTCCAGTGCGTACGGAACTATGTCATTATGAACACATACTCCGACGACAATACGCCGATCTCTCCAGAAACAATGCCCAACGGCTCTTCCAATCCCGGTGCTGGACCCTTGGCCCAGGTAGCAGCCGGAGATAACTTCGGGCTCCAATTCGCGGCGAGTCAGTGGTTCAAGCTTGTGTCCAACGCAGAGGGACTGTTTGCCAA ATTGATGGCCTCCAACCTGATCAGTGAACTGGAGAAGGAGCAGATCGAGGAGTGGCTCTTTCTCAAGCAGGAGTGCGAGGAGTGCCTCAGCTCGACCGAGGCCATGCGCTCTCAAAAGCAGCTGGTGCCCATTCAGGAAGCTGAGGAGCCCGAGGAGTCGGTCAGCGAGCCCCCGAACTCCGACAATGACACGGACAATGAGTCGCAGCGTCCCGATCTGGCCGACAAGCTGGAGAGCCTAATGGAGGAGTTCCGCGCCAAGACCGATGCCCTCATTCAGAGCAAGCATGCCGAGTTCCTCACAAAGCATCCCAAGGCAGTCATGCAGAGCCAGGAGCGGGATAAAGAAAGCAAGCTGGATGCTCCGCCCGAGAAAGATAAGGAGAAGATTGAGGAACGAAAAACCAGCATTGCAG GTCGGCGGCGTAGCATTCAGCCAGGAGCCAGTCTCAGCACTGCGGAGCTAGCTCTGCTCAATCGCGTGGCCTTGCAGCAGCCAACGGCTCAGCCGCCGCCTCCAGTTTTGGACCCTGAATCGAGTATCGATCCCCTGGAGAGCTCCGCAGGCGAAGGGCTGCGGCAGGCGGCcattgccgccgctgccgccaatGCGCCCAtcgagcagctgcagaagaAACTGCGAAAGCTGCACGCTGAGATCGAGggacggcagcggcagctgaagGAGATCGAGCAGACGATGCAGGTGAAGCAGAACATCATCAGTGAACTGGTGAAGAACAGCGACACGCGCAGCCATGCCAAGCAGCGGTTTCAGAAGAAGAAGGCCAAGCTGGAGGCCGAGTGCGATAAGGCCAAGAAGCATCTGGCCAAGGCCCTCATCCAGGGCAGGGAAAAGGGGGAGACCGAGCGCTGGTCAGCGATCATAGCCCACATCGAGCATCGGCTGGAAGACCTCAGCTCCATGAAGCACATTGCCGGCGAGAGTGGCCAAAAGCTGAAGAAGCTGCAGCAGTCCATGGCCGAGTCGCGCAAGCAGCAGGAAGAGCTGGAAAAGAAGATCCGAAAGGAGAGCAAGCTGCGCGATCAGCTCGAGACGGAGCTCGCCAAACTGAAGGAGTCACGCGACGGCGCCAGCGGCGGCAAGGAACTGGTGAAGCTAGACTCTCCGGAGCAGCAGGGCAGACAGCTGAAGGCAGTCCAGGCCCGGATCACTCACCTGAATCACATTCTCCGCGAGAAGTCGGACAACCTGGAGGAGTGTGCGGGCGGAGAGGGCCCGGCACCGGCCCAGCAGGAGAGCCTACGCCACGAGATCCGCAATCTGAGGGGCACCAGAGATTTGCTGCTGGACGAGCGCTGTCACTTGGACCGGAAGCTGAAACGGGACAAGATGCTGACTCAGCGCGAGGAGCGCAAGCTGCTCGAGTGCGACGAGGCCATTGAGGCCATCGATGCTGCAATCGAGTTCAAGAACGAGCTCATCTGCGGCCACAAGTCGATCGACACCAGTGACCGGCTGCAGCGGGAGAAAGGCGAGCAGATGCTGATGGCGCGCCTCAACAAGCTCTCACCGGAGGAGATGCGCACGCTGCTGTACAAGTACTTCAACAAAGTCATCGACCTGCGCGACTCCTCCCGaaagctggagctgcagctggtgcAGCTGGAGCGTGAACGGGACGCCTGGGAGTGGAAGGAGCGCGTCCTCTCCAATGCAGTCCGCCAGGCCCGGCTCGAGGGCGAGCGCAACGCGGTCCTGCTCCAGCGGCAGCACGAGATGAAGCTCACTCTGATGCTGCGCCACCTGGCCGAGGAGACCTCGGCCAGTTCAGCCAGCTATGGTGAGCGTGCCCTGGCCCCCGGCCATCAGACGAGCAGCGGCGACTTCGACTATGAGCTGGACTTCTACAAGGcggccgccaccaccaccaccacgaccAACCACAAGGCTCTGGTCAAGCCACCCAAGTCCACGCCCAGCGGGGCCGCTTTGGAGAAGTACAAGGACAAGGAGCAAAGAGGGGCTGGGCGGAATATCTTTGCCAAGTTCCAGGTGCTCACACGGTACGCTTCCTCGGCAGCGTCAGCGGCGGCGGCCGGCTCTTGCAGTTCAACGGTGGACGAATCGACG